Proteins from a genomic interval of Paenibacillus sp. FSL R5-0623:
- a CDS encoding substrate-binding domain-containing protein, whose protein sequence is MKKMLLVYILLISAFALYVLRFEYTSQVNSSWEDRGLRGDIGETYIMITFQSGLEYWKSPLKGFEDAADALGVTVEYRGATRYDAKEQTMVIEQAIARKPAGIAISAIDPQSLVPAINKAIDADIPVVLFDADAPASQAYSFLGTDNYKSGVIAADKMAELLGREGEVAVLTLPGQQNHEERTKGFRDTIKERYPSMQIVEVADGHGDAMVSRDETQRMMKEHPELAGIFVTEATGGAGAGEAVQTAGDRHPLQIISFDTNKATLDMIKNGTISATIAQGTWNMGYWSLQYLFHLHHQLTVPAPSSSGENAPLPVMVDTGISVVTRSDVDDYYAK, encoded by the coding sequence ATGAAGAAAATGCTGCTAGTCTATATTTTGCTAATCTCAGCATTTGCGTTGTATGTGTTGAGATTCGAATACACCAGTCAAGTAAACAGTTCTTGGGAGGACCGGGGGCTGCGCGGTGATATCGGAGAGACGTATATCATGATTACATTCCAGTCCGGGCTGGAGTATTGGAAGAGCCCACTCAAAGGCTTCGAGGATGCCGCGGATGCGCTTGGCGTGACCGTAGAATATCGCGGGGCTACCCGGTATGATGCGAAGGAGCAGACCATGGTGATCGAGCAGGCTATCGCTCGTAAACCCGCGGGCATTGCTATATCTGCAATCGATCCTCAATCGTTAGTTCCAGCGATTAACAAGGCAATCGACGCAGATATCCCTGTTGTATTATTTGACGCGGATGCACCTGCTAGCCAGGCCTATTCTTTTCTTGGGACAGATAATTACAAGTCAGGTGTAATAGCTGCTGATAAAATGGCTGAACTTCTGGGTCGTGAGGGAGAGGTCGCGGTATTAACCTTGCCCGGACAACAAAATCATGAAGAGCGCACGAAGGGCTTCCGCGATACGATCAAGGAGAGATACCCTTCCATGCAGATTGTTGAAGTTGCAGACGGACACGGTGATGCGATGGTATCCAGAGACGAAACACAGAGAATGATGAAGGAACATCCCGAGCTGGCGGGTATCTTTGTGACTGAAGCCACCGGAGGAGCAGGGGCGGGGGAAGCCGTTCAAACTGCCGGGGACAGACATCCATTGCAGATTATTTCGTTTGATACAAATAAGGCTACATTGGACATGATCAAGAACGGTACGATCTCAGCTACAATTGCACAGGGAACCTGGAATATGGGATATTGGTCGCTCCAATATCTGTTCCATCTGCATCACCAGTTAACGGTTCCTGCTCCATCCTCATCCGGTGAAAATGCACCGCTTCCCGTGATGGTGGACACAGGGATCTCTGTGGTGACACGCTCGGATGTGGATGATTACTATGCCAAATAA
- a CDS encoding sensor histidine kinase produces MPLRYQLMLLFLLFAIVPSVGLGLLVNWTVERVVERQVEGHTMQLIGKVNEALNSKMENLQNMTYLIAFDPDIEAFLNDKMPPNDDAGIEPMTMDTITETEQNRLYGIKQTLQGFTTLYPEIAGIVLVNASGDYISNEMYPRAEQSLIQENWYQKASANPGIFMVLGQPKERNLTTHVRYKDDEIVSVARSITDEVSGRVRGVIMIDLKLRSVSQAARNVTLGKSGYVMVTDAEGQSVYKPEHPLIEHIPTDWFPSGESGTFTADTEGGTLLFMYQSSTFTGWRTVGVFPTRDSISEVRQIQFYVVSFVFVVCLFGLSASLWFSRSIAQPIFRLMSYMRRAETGNLRPGRWSDRADEIGMLGNSYNRMLVQIRQLISLNELRERQKRDAEMRSLQEHIKPHFLYNTLDTIHWMARKEGAEDVSGMVGALSRLFRIGLSKGQDYIPLHSEIEHMTSYMQIQQTRYRDRLQYTLNIPEELRDLFVLKLLLQPLIENAIYHGIKGRRGPGHIRVEARLEHNRLLLTVQDNGAGMSNERLAEMQHLLEAPLASLEASSPGTTGKSYGMLNVQARLRLSFGDEYGIVLESREGEGTSVTIIHPLMRELPPTKQINNEERQESEWENS; encoded by the coding sequence ATGCCCCTTCGGTACCAGCTGATGCTGCTTTTTCTGCTATTTGCCATTGTACCTTCCGTAGGGCTTGGGTTGCTTGTGAACTGGACGGTGGAGCGGGTAGTTGAGCGACAGGTTGAAGGGCATACCATGCAACTGATTGGCAAAGTGAATGAAGCTCTGAACAGCAAAATGGAGAATTTGCAGAATATGACCTATCTGATTGCATTTGACCCGGATATTGAGGCTTTTTTGAACGACAAAATGCCACCGAATGATGATGCAGGCATCGAACCGATGACCATGGACACAATTACCGAAACGGAGCAAAATCGGTTATATGGTATCAAACAAACCTTGCAGGGATTCACAACATTGTATCCTGAAATCGCCGGGATTGTTCTCGTCAATGCAAGTGGTGACTATATTAGCAACGAGATGTATCCCCGAGCGGAACAGAGCCTGATTCAGGAAAATTGGTATCAAAAAGCTTCGGCCAATCCGGGCATCTTCATGGTGTTGGGTCAGCCGAAAGAGCGTAATCTCACGACACATGTACGGTACAAGGATGATGAGATTGTATCGGTTGCACGTTCCATAACGGATGAAGTGTCAGGACGTGTGCGGGGTGTTATTATGATTGATCTTAAACTAAGGTCCGTCTCTCAGGCTGCCCGTAATGTAACCTTGGGGAAATCCGGTTATGTGATGGTGACGGATGCAGAAGGTCAAAGTGTATATAAGCCGGAGCACCCGCTAATAGAACACATTCCCACAGACTGGTTCCCCTCCGGTGAGAGTGGAACATTTACCGCCGATACAGAAGGTGGAACGTTATTATTCATGTATCAGTCGTCTACCTTTACGGGTTGGAGAACGGTAGGGGTATTTCCCACGAGAGACTCGATATCCGAAGTACGCCAAATCCAGTTTTACGTGGTTAGCTTTGTATTTGTGGTGTGTTTGTTTGGCCTGAGCGCCTCTTTATGGTTCTCCCGTTCCATTGCTCAGCCCATTTTCCGGCTCATGTCCTATATGCGCAGGGCGGAGACCGGCAATCTCAGACCAGGTCGCTGGAGCGACCGGGCTGACGAGATTGGCATGCTTGGCAACAGTTATAACCGAATGCTGGTACAGATTCGACAACTGATATCACTTAATGAATTGCGGGAGCGGCAGAAACGCGACGCTGAAATGCGAAGTTTGCAGGAGCATATCAAACCACACTTTTTGTACAATACCTTGGATACAATTCATTGGATGGCACGCAAAGAGGGTGCAGAAGATGTATCCGGCATGGTTGGTGCGTTATCTCGATTATTTCGTATAGGGCTTAGTAAAGGACAGGATTACATTCCGCTGCATTCCGAGATTGAGCATATGACCAGCTATATGCAAATTCAGCAGACACGATACCGCGATCGTCTTCAGTATACATTGAATATTCCAGAGGAACTGCGGGACCTTTTTGTGTTAAAGCTGCTACTTCAGCCCCTGATAGAGAATGCAATCTATCATGGAATCAAGGGCAGGCGTGGGCCGGGACACATTCGGGTGGAGGCCAGATTGGAACATAACAGACTGCTGCTGACCGTTCAGGATAATGGAGCAGGCATGTCCAACGAACGGCTTGCCGAGATGCAGCATCTGCTCGAAGCTCCTTTGGCCAGTTTGGAAGCGTCTTCGCCTGGGACGACAGGCAAAAGTTATGGAATGTTGAATGTGCAGGCCCGTCTCCGGCTGTCCTTTGGCGATGAATACGGTATTGTGCTGGAGAGCCGGGAAGGCGAAGGGACTAGTGTGACCATCATTCATCCGTTGATGCGAGAGCTCCCACCAACCAAGCAAATCAATAACGAAGAGAGGCAGGAGAGTGAATGGGAAAATTCATAA
- a CDS encoding response regulator gives MEITPDSHVAKKYRVLIADDEPIIREGIRDAIDWTTLGMEVVGEAEDGEEALERAADLGVDIVLVDMNMPFLNGIELIRALQQKCPGCRYLIISGHDEFAYAQEAVRLGVEDYILKPVQAEQLHAALERLHQRLTEEHQRTAYVQQAAHQIERNIPLLRQRFMLEWLEGQAEGRNLTEQLVFLRLPAAPPVQVGVVRWPAAEARQTILRENDRQLFLFAVENIISELLGDLPHVLFRDVSGLIGMCLWQEAPEEIEPLLEQQISSCLNIAIHAHVETHTGTLEETPDTYRHCRERVYGEVQLSPLVRRARQLIHEEYAERELTLESLASRLQVSAVYLSRVLKKELNDSFVTLVTHARIRKAIQLLDSTTLPIHTIAERVGYDTQHYFSTAFKKTMGISPVQYRKNGGTAYHPSAN, from the coding sequence ATGGAGATTACGCCGGATAGCCATGTGGCGAAGAAATACCGCGTGCTCATCGCTGATGATGAACCGATCATTCGTGAGGGGATTCGAGATGCCATTGACTGGACAACGCTTGGGATGGAGGTTGTTGGTGAAGCGGAAGATGGCGAGGAAGCGCTGGAACGGGCGGCTGACTTGGGGGTGGATATTGTTCTCGTTGACATGAATATGCCATTCCTGAACGGAATCGAACTAATCCGTGCCCTTCAGCAGAAGTGCCCGGGCTGTCGTTACCTGATCATCTCGGGACATGATGAATTTGCATATGCGCAGGAGGCGGTTCGTCTTGGCGTAGAGGATTACATCTTAAAGCCTGTGCAAGCAGAACAATTACATGCTGCACTTGAGCGATTGCATCAGCGACTTACTGAAGAGCACCAGAGGACGGCATATGTACAACAGGCAGCTCATCAGATTGAACGTAATATCCCGTTGCTTCGCCAGCGATTTATGCTGGAATGGCTGGAGGGGCAGGCTGAGGGAAGAAATTTGACGGAGCAGCTTGTGTTTTTGCGGTTGCCCGCCGCCCCACCTGTGCAGGTCGGGGTCGTTCGCTGGCCCGCCGCTGAAGCTCGTCAGACGATACTGAGAGAGAATGATCGTCAGTTGTTTCTGTTTGCAGTGGAAAATATAATCAGTGAACTGCTGGGGGACCTGCCGCATGTCCTGTTTCGGGACGTAAGCGGGTTGATCGGCATGTGTCTGTGGCAGGAAGCTCCTGAAGAAATAGAGCCCCTTCTGGAACAGCAGATCAGTTCTTGCCTGAATATTGCCATTCATGCTCATGTGGAGACACATACAGGGACACTGGAAGAAACGCCGGATACGTACCGTCATTGCCGTGAACGGGTGTACGGGGAAGTGCAGTTGTCCCCTCTGGTTCGCCGTGCAAGACAACTTATTCACGAAGAGTATGCCGAGCGGGAACTGACCCTGGAATCGCTTGCTTCCCGTCTACAAGTATCTGCCGTATATCTTAGCCGTGTGCTGAAGAAAGAGCTGAATGATTCCTTTGTCACGCTTGTCACGCATGCTCGCATTCGCAAGGCGATACAGTTATTAGACTCAACAACACTGCCGATCCACACCATAGCTGAGCGTGTAGGTTATGATACCCAGCATTATTTCAGCACTGCATTTAAGAAAACAATGGGCATTTCGCCAGTGCAGTATCGAAAGAACGGGGGAACGGCTTATCATCCTTCCGCGAATTAA
- the chvE gene encoding multiple monosaccharide ABC transporter substrate-binding protein — protein MKKGAMLILFLVMTLMLSACNLAESGPGSKEKGYVGISMPTKSSERWVGDGENMVRLFQEQGYKTDLQYAEDVVENQISQIENMITKGVDVMVIASVDGNTLTDVIKKAHDEGIQVISYDRLIRNTPYLTYYATFDNFKVGVLQASYIEQKLGLKDGKGPYNIELFGGSPDDNNAYFFFDGAMSVLKPYIDSGKLVVRSKQMTMAQIATLRWDGALAQSRMDNLLSAYYSGDNLDAVLSPYDGISIGIISSLKGIGYGTSNKPLPVITGQDAELASIKSIVAGEQTQTVFKDTRKLAEKTVEMANSILQGKQAEVNDTTSYNNGIEVVPAYLLDPISVDRTNVEQDIVGTKYYTKEEIGLK, from the coding sequence ATGAAAAAAGGAGCAATGCTCATCTTGTTTCTGGTGATGACTTTGATGCTCTCGGCCTGCAATCTGGCAGAGAGTGGTCCAGGCAGCAAGGAGAAGGGATATGTCGGTATATCGATGCCAACCAAATCATCAGAGCGATGGGTAGGCGACGGGGAGAACATGGTCCGTCTGTTTCAGGAGCAGGGGTACAAAACCGATCTTCAGTATGCTGAGGATGTGGTCGAAAATCAGATTTCACAGATTGAAAACATGATCACCAAAGGTGTGGATGTGATGGTCATCGCGTCCGTGGATGGCAACACATTAACGGATGTAATCAAGAAAGCGCATGACGAAGGGATACAAGTGATCTCGTATGATCGGCTCATTCGCAATACGCCTTATTTAACCTATTATGCCACGTTCGACAATTTTAAGGTGGGTGTGCTTCAAGCCTCCTACATCGAACAAAAGCTTGGGCTCAAGGATGGAAAAGGACCGTATAACATTGAGCTGTTTGGCGGCTCTCCTGATGATAATAACGCCTACTTCTTCTTCGACGGTGCGATGTCTGTCCTAAAGCCGTACATCGATTCTGGCAAACTGGTGGTACGCAGCAAGCAGATGACGATGGCCCAGATTGCGACCTTGCGCTGGGACGGGGCACTGGCCCAGTCACGGATGGATAACCTGCTGAGTGCTTATTACTCGGGTGATAATCTAGATGCAGTATTATCTCCTTATGATGGAATCAGTATTGGTATCATCTCATCCTTGAAAGGGATTGGTTACGGTACTTCGAACAAACCGCTGCCCGTTATTACAGGACAGGATGCCGAACTTGCCTCGATCAAGTCGATTGTGGCCGGGGAACAGACGCAGACGGTGTTCAAGGATACGCGGAAGCTAGCGGAGAAGACGGTAGAGATGGCCAATAGCATTTTGCAAGGAAAACAGGCGGAAGTTAATGATACAACATCATATAACAACGGTATTGAGGTTGTTCCGGCGTATCTCTTGGATCCCATCTCCGTGGATCGTACAAATGTGGAGCAAGATATCGTTGGTACCAAGTATTACACGAAGGAAGAAATCGGACTGAAATAA